Proteins found in one Anopheles aquasalis chromosome 3, idAnoAquaMG_Q_19, whole genome shotgun sequence genomic segment:
- the LOC126577595 gene encoding mucin-5AC-like: MATQISKLWLVMLLLSCATLSSFANYQQPQQQLGPNDFSGAGGGGANNNNLQQPLQQQSLQQQQQQGRTYPPARFRPPAATAAAGTTAAPSFFQRISSWFSFLGDDSDERRSPQRQPPPPGQYNGAQQPQQPQPTPSVQTQQQLQFQQQQQQQQQQQQQHQLLQHQQLQLQPYPYQPQPFQQPQLQQPLQQQPFPYPFHFRNGSRATQLTPQVHTPQATPPKLAIAGFQPSAPILESGSSYHSAVASAVGTGHQPFVPSTLQQHIVPAAVAFRDPEPTTIRPPLTGPGAEVPYHPCNNVPWVPIAAPPEYPVAAGAPAAPPRPPPPRTPTGSDKVPPIKIQVATKGHVQSVSPYSSGTQQEPAIITAAPQAQQLIQLQLQHQQSQLQSLQLQQLQLQQQQLQQQLQQLQTTTPPPPAAPVSPVAAHFITRAPDASTSTLQPITLRQVSASYFTNKEYAPPAKLLPIQNEGKPLAPIPLPNLSATPIPPLYTAGSFHSDPYKYYRPYRPVEPILELGHGYPQSSKSMSNSYIRYPHQPKGKTNGSRIPDDVEQFASSASSSIYTTVSYTNEEDSKPEGSEKRAKVAASSNGNSGAHAPPGDASNNPPRSPHKAQDDSDYESDEDERNGSSSIIRTTIEVSSIVPQTRYYGSTTTMRPERYNQPEDRTSSTHPPPVPSADLGNGVQIIYSANLQTNPPIVTVNNQLSEEEGSVNQPTLGPPTVSTTMATTTTKATPVTSTSTARYPSASDIYSEPFRIGPNLPMEFQKPSYGESAESELAMADDTTPHSPTAQGNRYRTTTAPPSATTTPLPSSLTAAFGGYQSLMSTKKPKQIQIIIPYQTHKKPEPFRPPGGPEENRLDQELDYHAQEESSIVTSKHTTGTTPNGNSIDEPSKPKQRFVENDSVKYFQSTAHLRDILQKETTQPFRRQPTPSATGGKPVKAKKVRPVEISKDSKPFTVRIPKMTPLPPVAGLSSLTSVRSGYERHTTTTPVPEESSEGEVTRPPLVALSKYAKPKYNTLQAVNVSTTRLKIAPTTYAQKSRTTISQLLRTTKILPKGPKLFRNDLLISEEPPIRTTRPPPFLPTLTSYQRRTTTVLSGDTLTSTAATTSTTASTTTTTATPRPTTGFAEDATTASPIYERYELDIIDPNELQRKIDTWTEEEFGSEDFARKSSTLSLHRVSKAIPWEFLTSTMLPSLRDRAPGGKHSRSGWHNVKIAISPITKEKIYVVTPQPWTAALLQQQRLSNHQMEDAGDDSDVSGLVSPRFSVRPTPLYYKSGGVFQTGSSTVDVSPESVNELLEQKPKHRFSSSSGGGNAGPGTSASKVKHLLQQRKYVRKKPQSYPGPRPTVSSVSPEDV; encoded by the exons atggcaACG caAATCTCAAAACTGTGGCTCGTGATGCTACTGCTGAGCTGCGCCACATTATCTAGCTTCGCCAACTaccagcaaccgcagcaacaactCGGACCAAATGATTTTAGTGGAGCCGGAGGAGGTggagcgaacaacaacaatcttcAACAACCGCTACAACAGCaatcgctgcagcagcagcaacagcaagggcGTACTTATCCTCCTGCCCGCTTTCGACCACCtgcggccacagcagcagcgggaaccACTGCCGCGCCTAGTTTCTTCCAGCGTATCTCTAGCTGGTTCTCCTTCCTTGGTGATGACAGCGATGAGCGACGCTCCCCACAGCggcaaccaccgccaccaggcCAGTACAATGGTGcccagcaaccgcagcaaccacagccaACACCATCGGTGCAAACTCAACAACAGTTGCAgtttcagcaacagcagcaacaacaacagcaacagcagcaacagcaccagcttctCCAGCATCAACAGCTGCAGCTACAACCGTACCCTTACCAACCACAACCCTTCCAACAACCTCAGCTACAACAACCgttgcaacagcaaccattTCCCTATCCGTTCCACTTCCGCAACGGCAGTCGAGCGACGCAACTGACGCCACAGGTGCACACACCCCAAGCCACACCACCAAAGCTGGCCATCGCAGGCTTTCAACCGAGTGCTCCTATTCTCGAGAGTGGTTCCAGCTACCATTCGGCGGTGGCATCGGCGGTAGGTACAGGGCATCAACCGTTCGTACCCTCCACGTTACAGCAACACATCGTACCAGCGGCCGTCGCCTTCCGTGATCCAGAACCAACCACAATCAGACCACCACTGACTGGACCGGGCGCCGAAGTGCCCTATCACCCGTGCAACAACGTTCCCTGGGTACCGATAGCGGCACCACCGGAGTATCCAGTTGCAGCTGGAGCTCCTGCAGCTCCTCCAAGGCCACCACCTCCTAGAACTCCAACTGGCAGCGACAAGGTGCCACCAATTAAGATTCAAGTCGCAACGAAAGGTCACGTACAATCGGTGAGTCCGTATTCCTCGGGAACACAACAAGAGCCGGCCATTATTACGGCAGCCCCGCAAGCACAACAGTTGATCCAGCTacagctgcagcatcaacagaGTCAACTGCAAAGTCTGCAACTACAGCAGCTCcagttgcaacagcaacaactgcagcaacagttaCAACAactccaaacaacaacaccaccaccaccggcagcgccGGTCTCTCCGGTAGCGGCACATTTTATCACTCGAGCACCGGATGCTTCAACATCAACGTTGCAACCGATCACGCTACGTCAGGTGTCGGCTTCGTACTTCACCAACAAAGAGTACGCACCACCGGCGAAGTTACTGCCGATACAGAACGAGGGTAAACCGTTGGCACCGATACCGTTGCCTAATTTGAGCGCCACACCGATCCCTCCGCTCTACACGGCCGGTTCGTTCCACAGTGATCCGTACAAGTACTATCGACCCTACCGTCCGGTAGAGCCGATCCTAGAACTTGGCCACGGTTACCCACAATCCTCCAAGTCCATGTCCAACAGCTACATCCGCTATCCGCACCAACCGAAGGGGAAGACGAACGGTTCGCGCATTCCGGACGATGTGGAACAGTTTGCTTCGTCTGCGTCCTCGTCCATCTACACCACAGTATCGTACACGAATGAGGAAGACTCGAAACCGGAGGGATCGGAGAAGCGTGCCAAGGTGGCGGCGAGTAGTAATGGGAACAGTGGTGCTCATGCTCCTCCCGGGGACGCTTCGAACAATCCTCCACGATCACCACACAAAGCGCAGGATGATTCCGATTACGAATCGGATGAGGACGAACGGAATGGATCGTCATCGATCATCCGAACGACGATCGAAGTGTCGAGTATTGTGCCACAAACGCGGTACTACGGATCAACTACAACGATGCGACCGGAACGGTACAATCAACCGGAAGACAGAACTTCCTCAACccatccaccaccggtaccatcGGCCGATCTTGGGAATGGTGTGCAGATCATCTACTCCGCCAATCTACAGACGAATCCACCGATTGTGACGGTCAACAATCAGTTGAGTGAAGAGGAAGGCTCCGTTAATCAGCCAACACTTGGGCCACCGACAGTCAGCACAACGAtggctacgacgacgacaaaagcCACTCCGGTGACGTCCACCAGCACGGCGCGGTATCCATCCGCAAGCGATATCTACTCGGAACCGTTCCGCATTGGACCGAACCTACCGATGGAGTTCCAGAAGCCGAGCTACGGTGAATCCGCCGAATCGGAACTTGCGATGGCAGACGATACAACACCGCACAGTCCCACAGCACAAGGAAATAGATATCGAACCACGACAGCGCCACCAAGCGCTACCACAACACCGTTACCTTCCTCACTGACGGCCGCTTTCGGTGGCTACCAGAGTCTCATGTCCACGAAGAAGCCAAAGCAAATCCAAATCATCATCCCGTACCAGACGCACAAGAAACCGGAACCATTCCGACCGCCCGGTGGACCGGAGGAGAATCGCCTGGACCAGGAACTGGATTACCATGCACAGGAAGAGTCATCGATCGTGACTTCGAagcacaccaccggcacaACACCGAACGGGAACTCGATCGATGAACCATCGAAACCGAAGCAACGCTTCGTCGAGAACGATTCCGTCAAGTACTTCCAATCGACGGCGCATTTGCGGGACATTCTACAGAAGGAAACAACGCAACCTTTCCGACGACAACCAACACCATCGGCCACGGGAGGGAAACCGGTCAAAGCGAAGAAGGTACGGCCGGTTGAGATCTCGAAGGATTCGAAACCGTTCACGGTGCGTATTCCGAAGATGACTCCGTTGCCACCAGTTGCCGGGTTGAGTAGTTTAACGAGCGTTCGGTCGGGTTATGAGCGTCACACTACGACGACCCCAGTACCGGAAGAGTCATCTGAGGGTGAGGTTACACGGCCACCGTTGGTAGCGCTTTCGAAGTACGCCAAACCGAAGTATAACACGCTGCAGGCTGTCAACGTGAGCACAACGCGTCTAAAGATCGCACCAACAACGTACGCACAGAAATCACGGACGACCATTTCTCAGTTGCTGCGCACAACGAAGATACTCCCCAAGGGGCCGAAGTTGTTCCGTAATGATTTACTCATCTCCGAGGAACCACCGATCCGTACAACGCGGCCACCTCCTTTCTTACCAACGCTCACAAGCTATCAGCGCAGGACAACGACTGTACTGAGTGGTGACACTTTGACCTCGACTGCGGCAACGACAAGCACAACGGCTTCTACAACGACAACCACGGCTACTCCAAGGCCAACGACCGGGTTTGCGGAAGATGCAACAACCGCCAGCCCAATCTACGAGCGGTACGAACTGGACATCATCGATCCGAATGAGCTGCAGCGTAAGATCGATACCTGGACCGAGGAAGAGTTCGGTTCGGAGGACTTTGCGCGCAAATCGAGCACACTGTCGTTGCACCGCGTTAGCAAAGCGATTCCGTGGGAGTTCCTTACGTCCACCATGCTACCGTCGTTGCGTGATCGTGCCCCGGGTGGCAAACATAGCCGGTCCGGGTGGCACAATGTCAAGATTGCCATCTCACCCATCACGAAGGAGAAGATCTACGTGGTGACACCGCAACCGTGGACGGCGGcattgttgcagcagcagcggctcaGTAATCATCAGATGGAGGATGCGGGGGATGATTCGGATGTTAGCGGGCTAGTGTCACCGCGGTTCAGTGTACGACCGACGCCACTGTACTACAAGAGTGGCGGTGTCTTCCAGACTGGCTCTTCCACGGTGGATGTTTCACCGGAATCTG TGAACGAGCTTTTGGAGCAGAAACCGAAACATCgattcagcagcagtagcggcggTGGTAATGCCGGCCCTGGTACCAGTGCGTCGAAAGTGAAACATCTTTTGCAGCAGCGAAAGTACGTCCGGAAGAAACCACAATCGTACCCGGGACCTCGGCCGACGGTCAGTTCTGTCAGCCCGGAGGACGTGTAG